One window of Paenibacillus albicereus genomic DNA carries:
- a CDS encoding DUF4127 family protein has translation MGNPKRGKVAYLPLDERPCNYEFPWLLAGDTDLELVRPPLEWMGRKKRPGRIAELGDWLEREAEDAEAAIVSIDTLLYGGIVPSRLHRLGEHEAARPLERLRRIRERRPDIRLYAFHLIMRCPQYSSSDEEPDYYADWGRELFRLGYLGHREQLGLAIAEEQQELSRIRLRLPEDVRDDYLERRAVNASANRASLELAADGTLDFLALPQDDAAPYGWTALDQQAVRQRIRELGAETRTLMYPGADETGCTLLARLAVERTNRSRPLVYARYASTLGPQVVPLYEDRPLGESVKAQLLAAGALLAESAADAQLVLLVNSPGGPMAESNDQLRPNAAYDVQRSVQELAEYAEHAVRVLGKPSAIADVAYANGGDLQLLRLLKAKGLLPELAGIAGWNTSGNTLGTAIAQLLLHARYGRTPAQLGFLGLRVAEDYGYCAAVRRPLADGVIRERGMDYFNVDGERGAAAGLVREALELFLEQEGFTDGPLRIRIEDCCLPWSRMFEVGLRVEANDGDAGAPTISEDRE, from the coding sequence ATGGGCAACCCGAAGCGGGGCAAGGTGGCGTATCTGCCGCTGGACGAGCGGCCCTGCAACTATGAATTTCCCTGGCTGCTCGCCGGGGATACCGATCTGGAGCTGGTACGGCCGCCGCTCGAGTGGATGGGGCGCAAAAAGCGTCCCGGCCGCATCGCGGAGCTCGGCGACTGGCTGGAGCGCGAGGCCGAGGATGCCGAGGCCGCGATCGTCTCGATCGACACGCTGCTGTACGGCGGCATCGTCCCTTCGCGGCTGCATCGGCTGGGCGAGCACGAGGCGGCGCGGCCGCTGGAGCGGCTGCGCCGCATCCGCGAGCGCAGGCCGGACATTCGGCTGTACGCGTTCCATCTCATCATGCGCTGTCCGCAGTATTCGAGCAGCGACGAGGAGCCGGACTACTACGCCGACTGGGGGCGGGAGCTGTTCCGGCTCGGCTATCTGGGCCACCGCGAGCAGCTCGGCCTCGCCATCGCCGAGGAGCAGCAGGAGCTGAGCCGCATCCGGCTGCGGCTGCCGGAGGACGTGCGCGACGATTACCTGGAAAGACGCGCCGTCAACGCCTCCGCCAACCGCGCCTCGCTCGAGCTGGCGGCGGACGGCACGCTGGACTTTCTCGCGCTGCCGCAGGACGACGCGGCGCCGTATGGCTGGACCGCGCTCGACCAGCAGGCGGTCCGCCAGCGCATCCGCGAGCTCGGCGCCGAGACGCGCACGCTCATGTACCCCGGCGCCGACGAGACCGGCTGCACGCTGCTCGCCCGGCTGGCGGTCGAGCGGACGAACCGATCCCGCCCGCTCGTCTACGCCCGCTACGCCAGCACGCTCGGCCCGCAAGTCGTGCCGCTGTACGAGGACCGCCCGCTCGGCGAGAGCGTCAAGGCGCAGCTGCTTGCGGCGGGAGCCTTGCTCGCGGAGAGCGCCGCCGACGCGCAGCTCGTGCTGCTCGTCAACTCGCCGGGCGGACCGATGGCCGAGTCGAACGACCAGCTGCGCCCGAATGCCGCCTACGACGTGCAGCGCAGCGTGCAGGAGCTGGCGGAGTACGCCGAGCATGCCGTCCGCGTGCTCGGCAAGCCCTCGGCCATCGCAGATGTCGCCTATGCGAACGGCGGCGACCTGCAGCTGCTGCGGCTGCTGAAGGCCAAGGGCCTGCTGCCCGAGCTGGCGGGCATCGCCGGCTGGAACACGAGCGGCAACACGCTCGGCACGGCGATCGCGCAGCTGCTGCTGCATGCCCGCTACGGCCGCACGCCGGCGCAGCTCGGCTTCCTCGGGCTGCGCGTCGCCGAGGACTACGGCTATTGCGCCGCCGTGCGCCGGCCGCTGGCGGACGGCGTCATCCGGGAGCGGGGCATGGATTATTTCAACGTCGACGGCGAGCGCGGAGCGGCGGCGGGGCTCGTGCGGGAGGCGCTGGAGCTTTTTTTGGAGCAGGAAGGATTCACGGACGGGCCGCTCCGCATCCGCATCGAGGACTGCTGCCTGCCGTGGAGCCGCATGTTCGAGGTCGGGCTGCGTGTGGAGGCGAATGACGGCGACGCGGGAGCGCCGACGATCAGCGAAGACAGGGAGTGA
- a CDS encoding N-acetylmannosamine-6-phosphate 2-epimerase: MATLWEQVRGGLIVSCQALPEEPLHGADIMARMALAAKQGGAAAIRANGAEDVRRIKEATGLPVIGIVKRDYPDSPVYITPTLREVEELLDAGADMIAFDATLRARPGGGTAAQLVRRMHERGVPAMADVSTLEEAIEARRIGADCVSTTLSGYTPYSVSRTGPDYALVERASQRLDVPVFAEGRVTEPSQIPALLARGAHAVVVGSAITRPQLITERFAAAAADGRERPYGSEVKS; encoded by the coding sequence GTGGCGACCCTATGGGAGCAAGTGAGAGGGGGACTGATCGTCTCCTGCCAGGCGTTGCCGGAGGAGCCGCTCCACGGAGCGGACATCATGGCGCGCATGGCGCTCGCGGCGAAGCAGGGCGGGGCGGCGGCGATCCGGGCCAACGGAGCGGAGGACGTACGCCGCATCAAGGAGGCGACCGGCCTGCCGGTCATCGGCATCGTCAAGCGGGACTACCCGGACAGCCCCGTCTATATCACGCCGACGCTGCGGGAAGTGGAAGAGCTGCTGGACGCCGGAGCGGACATGATCGCTTTCGACGCGACGCTGCGCGCAAGGCCGGGCGGCGGCACCGCCGCGCAGCTCGTCCGGCGCATGCACGAGCGGGGCGTGCCCGCGATGGCCGACGTGAGCACGCTGGAGGAGGCGATCGAGGCGCGGCGGATCGGAGCGGACTGCGTGTCCACGACGCTGTCGGGCTATACGCCGTACTCGGTCAGCCGTACGGGACCGGACTACGCGCTCGTCGAGCGCGCGTCGCAGCGGCTGGACGTGCCGGTGTTCGCCGAAGGGCGGGTCACCGAGCCGTCGCAGATTCCGGCGCTGCTGGCGAGAGGCGCGCATGCGGTCGTCGTCGGCTCGGCGATTACGCGGCCGCAGCTGATTACGGAGCGGTTCGCCGCGGCAGCGGCGGACGGAAGGGAGCGGCCCTATGGATCTGAAGTTAAAAGTTAG
- a CDS encoding MurR/RpiR family transcriptional regulator: protein MDLKLKVSSYYPSLTKSEQKVADYVLGASESIMYRSVTELADLSGVGETTVMRFCRAIGFKGYQDFKLALAQDYSPHRQAREGSPEAGEDDGGYPALVHRELASILADTMDLLDRTRLDEAVRRIHEAGYVQLFGVGTSGLTALDAKNRLLRIGLRAEAATDAHIQAMMAVTMGPGDVAVGISLSGSTLDTVDLLAKARQQGAYIIAITNYAKSPITAEADLVLLTAGKESPLEGGSIGAKMSQLLVIDLICEGLARYDLPRTREMRERMAKAVIERIY, encoded by the coding sequence ATGGATCTGAAGTTAAAAGTTAGCTCGTACTACCCCTCGCTCACGAAGTCCGAGCAGAAGGTCGCCGACTACGTGCTCGGCGCCTCGGAGTCGATCATGTACCGCTCCGTCACGGAGCTGGCCGATCTGTCGGGCGTGGGCGAGACGACCGTGATGCGCTTCTGCCGGGCGATCGGGTTCAAAGGATACCAGGACTTCAAGCTGGCGCTCGCGCAGGACTACAGCCCGCATCGACAGGCGAGGGAAGGCTCGCCCGAGGCGGGCGAGGACGACGGCGGCTACCCGGCGCTCGTCCACCGCGAGCTCGCCTCGATCCTGGCCGACACGATGGACCTGCTCGATCGGACCCGGCTGGACGAGGCCGTCCGGCGCATCCATGAGGCGGGCTACGTGCAGCTGTTCGGCGTCGGCACGTCCGGGCTGACGGCGCTCGATGCCAAAAACCGCCTGCTCCGCATCGGCCTCCGGGCCGAAGCGGCGACCGACGCCCATATCCAGGCGATGATGGCGGTGACGATGGGGCCGGGCGACGTCGCCGTCGGCATCAGCCTGAGCGGCAGCACGCTCGACACGGTCGACCTGCTGGCCAAGGCGCGCCAGCAGGGCGCGTACATCATCGCGATTACGAATTATGCCAAGTCGCCGATCACGGCGGAGGCCGATCTCGTGCTGCTGACCGCCGGCAAGGAATCGCCGCTCGAGGGCGGGTCCATCGGCGCCAAGATGTCGCAGCTGCTCGTCATCGACCTCATCTGCGAGGGGCTGGCCCGCTACGATCTGCCCCGCACCCGCGAGATGCGGGAGCGGATGGCCAAGGCGGTCATCGAGCGGATCTATTGA
- a CDS encoding ROK family protein codes for MSREKEAVSLDKVAAAGQGPSDGLRKVVAAGQGLPDGLRQIGVAGQGPPDGLRGIGVGGQGPSDGLRRIGVAGQGPPDGLRDIAAAREGPADGGSADAVAAAAKPVIGIDIGGTGIKGVVLSPGGRLLAQASLPTEAARGREPVLRTAEALVLELLERCPDAAALGIASAGRIDAERGEVVYATDNLPGWTGLRLAEWAERSFRLPACADNDANAALLGEARLGAARGLADAVLLTLGTGVGGANLAGGRLVRGAGWSGGEWGHAVLVPGGRPCNCGRRGCAETYLSGSALMQDAAHRLGRPSLSPAELERLLFERDGAAQDAMREYAARLVLFLANLQAGLDPAAIVLGGGGAGSLPAWRPLLDEALAAEGAARLRVVPAQLGALAGCIGAALMAAARLDGGRDGQRGQEASIHEAGHELGTTKEESP; via the coding sequence ATGAGCCGGGAAAAGGAAGCCGTCAGCTTGGACAAAGTCGCCGCAGCCGGTCAAGGCCCGTCGGACGGCCTCCGCAAAGTCGTCGCAGCCGGTCAAGGCCTGCCGGACGGCCTCCGCCAAATCGGCGTTGCCGGTCAAGGCCCGCCGGACGGCCTCCGTGGAATCGGCGTTGGCGGTCAAGGCCCGTCGGACGGCCTCCGCCGAATTGGCGTTGCCGGTCAAGGCCCGCCGGACGGCCTCCGCGATATCGCCGCCGCACGAGAAGGCCCGGCCGACGGCGGCAGCGCAGACGCTGTCGCTGCCGCCGCCAAGCCGGTCATCGGCATCGACATCGGCGGCACCGGCATCAAGGGAGTCGTGCTCTCGCCCGGCGGGCGGCTGCTCGCGCAGGCGTCCCTCCCGACCGAGGCGGCGCGCGGCCGGGAGCCGGTGCTGCGCACGGCGGAGGCGCTCGTGCTGGAGCTGCTGGAGCGCTGCCCGGACGCGGCCGCGCTCGGCATCGCCAGCGCCGGCCGCATCGATGCGGAGCGCGGCGAGGTCGTCTACGCGACCGACAACCTGCCGGGCTGGACCGGGCTGCGGCTCGCCGAGTGGGCGGAGCGGAGCTTCCGCTTGCCCGCATGCGCCGACAACGACGCCAACGCCGCGCTGCTCGGCGAGGCGCGGCTCGGCGCTGCGCGCGGCCTGGCCGACGCCGTCCTGCTGACGCTCGGCACCGGCGTCGGCGGCGCCAATCTCGCCGGCGGCCGGCTCGTCCGCGGCGCCGGCTGGAGCGGCGGCGAATGGGGCCACGCCGTGCTCGTGCCGGGCGGCCGGCCGTGCAACTGCGGCCGCCGCGGCTGCGCGGAGACGTACCTGTCCGGCTCCGCCCTGATGCAGGACGCGGCGCATCGGCTGGGCCGGCCCAGCCTGTCGCCCGCAGAGCTGGAGCGGCTGCTCTTCGAGCGCGACGGCGCGGCGCAGGACGCGATGCGGGAATACGCGGCGCGGCTGGTCCTGTTCCTCGCGAATCTGCAAGCCGGACTCGATCCGGCGGCGATCGTGCTCGGCGGCGGCGGCGCCGGCTCGCTGCCGGCCTGGCGGCCGCTGCTGGACGAGGCGCTGGCGGCGGAAGGGGCGGCGCGCCTGCGCGTCGTCCCGGCGCAGCTCGGCGCGCTGGCCGGCTGCATCGGCGCGGCGCTGATGGCGGCCGCACGACTGGACGGCGGCCGTGACGGCCAACGCGGCCAGGAAGCATCCATCCACGAAGCCGGCCATGAGCTCGGCACCACGAAGGAGGAATCGCCATGA
- a CDS encoding FAD-dependent oxidoreductase has translation MNDTTSDKGGRRPDERLEADIVIIGGGLGGTAAALAAARAGKSVILTEETDWIGGQLTSQAVPPDEHRWIESEGCTATFRELRDRIRAYYRDNYPLTETARANPILNPGSGWVSRLAHEPRVALAVLQAMLAPYVHSGRLRILYDASPASAQVEGDEVRSVTVAVRGGKRRIELAGAYVLDATETGELLPLTGTEYRIGAESRAETGEPHAPEEALPDDVQAFTHVGAMEYVPGADFTMEKPPEMYGYWSRLIPPFSPYPLLSWFATDANDTTKKKEFTLLPNDKGVTSLWDYRRIIDPRHLAVPLYPGEQSLLNWAQNDYYLGSIMDVPDEVRRDRLYAARQLTLSVVYWLQKDAPRLDGGKGWPGLRLRGDIVGTEDGLAKSVYIRESRRIRALQTVTEADVSKELRGAEGIKRYEDSVGVGSYHLDLHHTTVTYRSFYIPSYPYEIPLGALIPVRTANLLPACKNIGVTQISNGCYRLHPTEWNVGEAAGLLAAYCLDVSRRPREVHGDAALRTGYQERLSAHGVQLHWSDQVSREVVEAPK, from the coding sequence ATGAACGACACGACAAGCGACAAGGGCGGCCGGCGGCCGGACGAGCGGCTGGAGGCGGACATCGTCATCATCGGAGGCGGCCTCGGCGGCACCGCGGCCGCGCTGGCCGCCGCGCGCGCCGGCAAAAGCGTCATCCTGACGGAGGAGACCGACTGGATCGGCGGCCAGCTCACCTCGCAAGCGGTGCCGCCCGACGAGCACCGCTGGATCGAGAGCGAGGGCTGCACGGCGACTTTCCGCGAGCTGCGCGACCGCATCCGGGCGTACTACCGCGACAACTACCCGCTCACGGAGACCGCTCGCGCCAATCCGATCTTGAACCCCGGCAGCGGCTGGGTGAGCCGCCTCGCGCATGAGCCGCGCGTCGCGCTCGCCGTGCTGCAGGCGATGCTCGCGCCGTACGTCCACAGCGGGCGGCTGCGCATCCTCTATGACGCCTCCCCCGCGTCGGCGCAGGTCGAGGGGGACGAGGTGCGCTCGGTGACGGTCGCCGTGCGCGGCGGGAAGCGCCGCATCGAGCTCGCCGGGGCCTACGTGCTCGATGCGACGGAGACCGGCGAGCTGCTGCCGCTGACCGGCACGGAATACCGGATCGGTGCGGAGTCGCGCGCCGAGACCGGGGAGCCGCATGCGCCGGAGGAGGCTTTGCCGGACGACGTGCAGGCGTTCACGCATGTCGGCGCGATGGAGTACGTGCCGGGAGCGGATTTCACGATGGAGAAGCCGCCGGAGATGTACGGGTACTGGAGCCGGCTGATCCCGCCCTTCAGCCCGTATCCGCTGCTCAGCTGGTTCGCCACCGACGCGAACGACACGACCAAGAAGAAGGAGTTCACGCTGCTGCCCAACGACAAAGGCGTCACGTCGCTGTGGGACTACCGCCGCATCATCGATCCCCGCCATCTGGCCGTCCCGCTCTACCCCGGCGAGCAGTCGCTGCTCAACTGGGCGCAGAACGACTACTATCTCGGCTCCATCATGGACGTGCCGGACGAAGTGCGCCGCGACCGGCTGTACGCCGCGCGCCAGCTGACGCTGTCCGTCGTGTACTGGCTGCAGAAGGACGCGCCCCGCCTGGACGGAGGCAAGGGCTGGCCCGGCCTGCGGCTGCGCGGAGACATCGTCGGCACGGAGGACGGCCTCGCCAAGTCGGTCTATATCCGCGAGTCGCGGCGCATCCGCGCGCTGCAGACGGTGACCGAGGCGGACGTGAGCAAGGAGCTGCGCGGCGCGGAAGGCATCAAGCGGTACGAGGACAGCGTCGGCGTCGGCAGCTACCATCTGGACCTGCATCATACGACCGTCACCTATCGCAGCTTCTACATCCCGAGCTATCCGTACGAGATTCCGCTCGGCGCGCTCATCCCGGTCCGCACGGCCAATCTGCTGCCCGCGTGCAAGAACATCGGCGTCACCCAAATCTCCAACGGCTGCTACCGCCTGCATCCGACCGAGTGGAACGTCGGCGAGGCGGCCGGGCTGCTCGCGGCGTATTGCCTCGACGTCTCGCGCCGTCCGCGCGAGGTGCACGGCGACGCGGCGCTGCGGACGGGCTACCAGGAGCGGCTGAGCGCGCATGGCGTGCAGCTGCATTGGTCGGACCAAGTCTCGCGGGAGGTCGTGGAAGCGCCCAAGTAG
- a CDS encoding DUF7507 domain-containing protein has product MSVYVANSGSDTVSVIDQTTNTVVATIPGFSTPQQLDATPDGTRVYVANLANATVSVIDTAANAIVGTIAVGGGPNGIVVDRTGTRGYVTNSTDGTVSVLDLTNDTVIATVGVGINPVGVDVTPNNQFVYVANQISNTVSVIRTSDYTVVATIPTDATPIGVRVAPGGAYVYVTTRALGLVDIISVTSQTVVGTLPTGIAPIGVAANGSEVFVANEVSGTLSIIDPITNQIISSIATNAFPQYIAIDSSARFLYVSTRTNVVSVIDRQTNRIVASVPVGDQSIGIVVVPKFNRNPALRAQKTVNNAESITAMPGETVFFQLRVTNTGNTLLSQIAILDVIEPLGETLLSETIPSLEPGASIVREVPFVIPSPAPASALDNRLTAESALSGVFSEAHAAVILESAQPGLSVQKVGDRTEAAPGQSVTYTVTVTNTGTTDLTDIRVADPLAGFDQTISLLPAGESLQLQYAAIVPPGTAAGTEWLNTATASASDGTSAEGSFAVLVAAVPSLELTKEAEPATAVAGESIRYTFRLVNTGNTPLTGLVLSDPAIGASFVIDSLQIGATVVREADFVLPEGTPPGLFVNTATATSREGAQASASDSVQVAPTARIILNKTASPTQAAPGQTVTYTITVINAGTAVLTNVKVRDPFLGLDQVVDTLVPGARVSFTDTYTIPEDALAGTVITNTASAVTDQTPLIEQAASVTVLEVPDITLVKSVSPESARPGETVAYTLVVTNTGNTVLTSASVADPQGRLTQALPDLAPGESRTQTLLYRVPENAPETVVNVAIAEGSSSTAVVIDEDDADLFVIREAIALRKTADRAEARPGEPITYTLEVENTGNVTLSALALTDEALGFAVEIPQIEAGQTLLFTLSYIAPYEPGGTVVSNTAVIANALVSAEASAAVVIAAAPGLALRKTASETAVAPGATVTYSIVATNTGNVPLPDVAVSDPLLGIASAPTPLAIGESLTLTGSYTVPAGTPGGTIIANTSTATSSLTPPAQSGASVIVTPAPVLDIAKTADRAVAAPGETIAYTIVVSNPTTAAVEGATVTDDLLGLSETIPSLPPGGQATFQALYVVPANAPAGSVISNAATVTVPEGLTFSAEATVTVAAAPAVSIVKTPSVDSAPAGSFVTYEIAVTNTGNTTLTNIVLTDSVVPASVVIQFLLPGESQSQLFAFRLPNGLAPGSRFANTATVQSDQLPPAQDSAEVLVLPPPAVELVASPFPAYARPGQVVPVTITVTNRSQTTLTNLVVINELTGTNSVFPMLEPGGVITLERLVPIPLGTRAGTELPNVATLTTDQTPTQSAPILIIVLADPAIRLEKSASTAQAIAGETIRFRILGENIGNTSLTGVLTDPLLGIIIGPGTVLYRGRVLFSQPYTIPVETADGAILTNTVRAESLPPGIAATASASVQVLRVLDVTKTADARESYVGAVLRFSVVVANDSAFTATGAVLTDALPPSLAFVPGSLVVGGVPQPGRTLSGGVPLGTIAPGQRIVVAFATRVLSVPRTDGAGDAASGTLSNQAVVAFGVRSPSGRAITTRAVSNRAQVTITEEEE; this is encoded by the coding sequence ATGAGCGTATACGTCGCCAACAGCGGATCCGATACGGTATCCGTCATCGACCAGACGACGAACACCGTCGTCGCCACGATTCCCGGCTTCTCCACCCCCCAGCAGCTGGACGCGACACCCGACGGTACCCGCGTCTACGTCGCCAATCTGGCCAACGCGACGGTGTCCGTCATCGATACGGCGGCCAACGCGATCGTCGGCACGATCGCCGTCGGAGGCGGTCCGAACGGCATCGTCGTCGACCGCACCGGCACGCGCGGGTATGTCACGAACTCCACGGACGGCACGGTATCGGTGCTGGACCTCACCAACGATACGGTCATCGCGACCGTAGGCGTCGGCATCAACCCGGTCGGCGTGGACGTCACCCCGAACAATCAGTTCGTCTACGTCGCCAACCAGATTTCGAATACGGTGTCCGTCATCCGAACGTCGGACTACACGGTCGTCGCGACGATCCCGACGGACGCGACGCCGATCGGCGTGCGCGTCGCGCCGGGCGGAGCCTATGTGTACGTGACGACCCGCGCCCTCGGCCTCGTGGACATTATATCCGTGACGAGCCAGACGGTCGTCGGCACGCTTCCCACCGGCATCGCGCCGATCGGCGTGGCGGCGAACGGCAGCGAGGTATTCGTGGCCAACGAAGTGTCCGGCACGCTGTCGATCATCGACCCGATCACCAACCAGATCATCTCGTCGATCGCCACGAACGCCTTCCCCCAGTACATCGCCATCGACTCCAGCGCCCGGTTCCTCTACGTGAGCACGCGCACGAACGTCGTCTCGGTCATCGACCGCCAGACGAACCGGATCGTCGCGTCCGTGCCGGTCGGCGACCAGTCCATCGGCATCGTCGTCGTGCCGAAGTTCAATCGGAACCCGGCCCTTCGGGCCCAAAAGACGGTGAACAATGCGGAATCGATCACGGCCATGCCGGGAGAAACGGTCTTTTTCCAGCTGAGGGTGACCAATACCGGCAACACGCTGCTCAGCCAGATCGCCATCCTCGACGTCATCGAGCCGCTCGGGGAGACGCTGCTGAGCGAAACGATCCCAAGCCTCGAGCCCGGCGCTTCGATCGTCCGCGAGGTTCCCTTCGTCATCCCGTCGCCCGCCCCGGCCTCCGCGCTGGACAATCGGCTGACTGCGGAGTCTGCGCTCTCGGGCGTCTTCAGCGAGGCGCACGCCGCCGTCATCCTCGAATCCGCGCAGCCCGGACTGTCCGTCCAGAAGGTCGGCGATCGGACCGAGGCGGCCCCCGGACAATCCGTGACCTATACGGTCACCGTCACCAACACGGGCACGACGGACTTGACGGACATCCGCGTCGCGGATCCGCTGGCCGGCTTCGACCAGACGATCAGCCTGCTTCCCGCCGGCGAGAGCCTGCAGCTGCAATATGCGGCCATCGTTCCGCCAGGGACGGCAGCCGGCACGGAGTGGCTCAACACGGCGACCGCTTCGGCGTCGGACGGCACGAGCGCCGAAGGCAGCTTCGCCGTCCTCGTCGCCGCCGTCCCTTCGCTTGAGCTGACCAAGGAAGCCGAGCCCGCTACCGCCGTCGCGGGAGAGAGCATCCGCTATACGTTCCGGCTCGTCAACACCGGCAACACGCCGCTGACCGGACTCGTCCTCTCCGATCCGGCGATCGGCGCCTCCTTCGTCATCGACAGCCTCCAGATCGGAGCGACCGTCGTGCGGGAGGCCGACTTCGTCCTGCCGGAAGGGACGCCGCCGGGCCTGTTCGTCAACACGGCGACGGCGACGAGCCGGGAGGGCGCGCAGGCGAGCGCCTCCGACTCGGTCCAGGTCGCTCCCACCGCCCGCATCATCCTCAACAAGACCGCCTCCCCGACGCAGGCGGCTCCAGGCCAGACCGTAACCTATACGATAACGGTCATCAACGCCGGCACCGCCGTGCTGACGAACGTCAAGGTGCGCGACCCGTTCCTCGGCCTGGATCAGGTCGTCGATACGCTCGTGCCCGGAGCCCGCGTCTCGTTCACCGATACGTACACGATCCCAGAGGACGCGCTGGCTGGGACCGTAATCACGAATACCGCCTCCGCGGTCACCGACCAGACGCCGCTCATCGAGCAGGCGGCCAGCGTGACCGTGCTGGAGGTGCCGGACATCACGCTCGTCAAATCCGTCTCGCCGGAAAGCGCCCGTCCGGGAGAGACGGTCGCCTACACGCTCGTCGTCACGAATACGGGCAATACCGTCCTGACGTCGGCGTCGGTAGCCGACCCGCAAGGGCGGCTGACGCAAGCCCTGCCCGATCTCGCTCCGGGCGAGAGCCGCACGCAGACGCTCCTTTATCGAGTGCCGGAGAACGCGCCGGAGACGGTCGTCAACGTCGCGATCGCCGAAGGAAGCAGCTCCACCGCGGTCGTGATCGACGAGGACGATGCCGATCTGTTCGTCATCCGCGAGGCGATCGCGCTGCGCAAGACCGCCGATCGCGCCGAGGCGAGGCCCGGGGAGCCGATCACCTATACCCTCGAGGTAGAGAACACCGGCAACGTCACGCTCAGCGCGCTCGCGCTGACCGACGAGGCGCTCGGCTTCGCGGTGGAGATTCCGCAGATCGAAGCCGGCCAGACGCTGCTCTTCACGCTCTCCTACATCGCGCCTTACGAGCCGGGCGGCACCGTCGTCTCCAATACGGCCGTCATCGCCAACGCGCTCGTCTCGGCCGAAGCCTCCGCCGCCGTCGTCATCGCCGCGGCGCCGGGACTGGCGCTGCGCAAAACAGCCTCCGAAACGGCCGTCGCGCCGGGCGCCACCGTCACCTATTCGATCGTCGCGACCAACACCGGCAACGTGCCGCTGCCGGACGTGGCGGTGTCCGATCCGCTGCTCGGCATCGCCTCCGCTCCGACCCCGCTCGCCATCGGCGAGAGCCTGACGCTGACGGGCTCCTATACGGTTCCGGCAGGAACGCCGGGAGGCACGATCATAGCCAATACGTCGACGGCGACGTCCTCCTTGACGCCTCCGGCGCAGAGCGGCGCCTCGGTCATCGTCACGCCCGCTCCGGTGCTGGACATCGCCAAGACGGCCGACCGGGCGGTCGCAGCGCCCGGAGAGACGATCGCCTATACGATCGTCGTCTCCAACCCGACGACGGCAGCCGTTGAGGGCGCGACCGTCACCGACGATCTGCTCGGCTTGTCCGAGACGATCCCGAGCCTGCCTCCCGGCGGCCAAGCGACGTTCCAGGCGCTGTATGTCGTGCCGGCGAACGCGCCGGCCGGATCGGTCATCAGCAACGCCGCCACCGTGACCGTGCCGGAGGGGCTGACGTTCAGCGCCGAGGCGACCGTAACGGTCGCGGCGGCGCCGGCGGTCTCGATCGTCAAGACGCCGAGCGTCGACAGCGCTCCCGCCGGCAGCTTCGTGACGTACGAGATCGCCGTGACCAATACCGGCAACACCACGCTGACCAATATCGTGCTGACCGACTCGGTCGTGCCGGCATCGGTCGTCATCCAGTTCTTGCTGCCGGGCGAATCGCAGAGCCAGCTGTTCGCGTTCCGGCTGCCGAACGGCCTCGCTCCGGGATCGCGGTTCGCCAATACCGCCACCGTGCAGAGCGACCAGCTGCCGCCGGCGCAGGACAGCGCCGAGGTGCTCGTCCTTCCGCCTCCGGCCGTGGAGCTCGTCGCCTCTCCCTTCCCGGCCTACGCGCGGCCCGGCCAGGTCGTGCCCGTGACGATCACCGTGACGAACCGGTCGCAGACGACGCTGACGAATCTCGTCGTCATCAACGAGCTTACCGGCACGAACAGCGTCTTTCCGATGCTGGAGCCCGGAGGCGTCATCACGCTGGAGCGCCTCGTCCCGATCCCTCTCGGCACGAGAGCCGGGACGGAGCTTCCGAACGTCGCCACCCTCACGACGGACCAGACGCCGACGCAGTCGGCGCCGATCCTCATCATCGTGCTGGCCGATCCGGCGATCCGGCTGGAGAAGAGCGCCAGCACGGCCCAGGCGATCGCCGGAGAGACGATCCGCTTCCGCATCCTGGGCGAGAATATCGGCAACACGAGTCTGACCGGCGTCTTGACGGACCCTCTGCTCGGCATCATCATCGGCCCCGGCACGGTGCTGTACCGAGGACGCGTGCTGTTCTCGCAGCCGTATACGATTCCGGTCGAGACGGCGGACGGCGCGATCCTCACGAACACCGTCCGGGCCGAAAGCCTGCCGCCCGGCATTGCGGCCACCGCCTCGGCGTCGGTGCAGGTGCTGCGCGTGCTCGACGTCACCAAGACGGCGGATGCCCGTGAAAGCTACGTCGGCGCCGTGCTCCGCTTCTCCGTCGTCGTCGCCAACGACAGCGCGTTCACCGCCACCGGCGCCGTGCTGACGGACGCCCTGCCGCCGTCGCTGGCGTTCGTGCCCGGGAGCCTCGTCGTAGGAGGCGTCCCGCAGCCGGGACGGACGCTGTCCGGCGGCGTTCCGCTCGGCACGATCGCGCCGGGACAGCGGATCGTCGTCGCGTTCGCCACGCGCGTGCTCTCGGTGCCGCGGACGGACGGCGCCGGCGACGCGGCGAGCGGCACGCTGTCCAACCAAGCGGTCGTCGCGTTCGGCGTGCGGTCGCCGTCGGGCCGCGCGATCACGACGCGCGCGGTGTCCAACCGGGCGCAGGTGACGATTACGGAGGAGGAGGAATAG